Below is a genomic region from Castanea sativa cultivar Marrone di Chiusa Pesio chromosome 2, ASM4071231v1.
GAGAAGAAACTCATTAAGTCCGAATGACAGGAATGATGGGTTTTAGGCCCCATAAGGTAAACAAATGGGTATTGGGAAAAACAAATGGGCCTACAAGAGCCCAAAGGAAGAAACAATAAACTCATAGGTATTatgtgatgtagaaaagtgaaaaTGAACCATAGCAAACCCGAAGTAATTAAGTAAGAAAGTAAAAGGTTGATGGAAGACCCATGAACCCTAAGGATGAAAGATATAGTAATTGGGTCAAGGAAGCCCAAAATAGTTAATAAAAGCCCATGAGAATGTAGAGTTGGAAATGGGCTGATGATgcccaagaaaagaaaatgggccgaggatgTCCAACGAGGAAGAAATGGACCAAAGGAGTCCACAAGCAATGCAATAGGTCAAGAAAACCTGAAGTAACATGACTATAAACCCAATAACAATATTGAGACATTGTAACTAATTGAGGGAATAGCATACATTAGGCTCGAAAAAGGCCTAGTAAGCAGGGAACAAATAGCACCATAGCAAGAATAACAAAATGGCATGACAAGAGCACTAGCAAGCCAGCGGAAGGACATCCACGCCCAGACAGGTAAGTGGTGGTGACCGGGCAACTGACAAACTAGTAAGAGGTCTGGAAGTACATCCACGCCtagaaaaaagttattaaagggtaaaatagtaaaaactaGTCATGGCAGACAGTATATAAAGGGCCATCGCCATGCACAGTAGCATCATCGCAACGATAGTGACCACTAGGAGAGAATTACAGCAAAACCATCACCATAACACTACGTAAGTAAGCActgagaaggaaagaaaagagtggGAAAGAATCAAAGTaacaaaacagaaaagaaaaagaaagagaaagagaatcagGAAGAGAGAGTGTAGATTGGCAGGCATGCACTAATAGGCTAATCCCTTCTCTCCATCTCAAAAGCCTACCCTTTACTATGGATAAAGGATTTATTTGAGGATAAGCCATTCAAGCTCGTTCCTTCAAAGTGGGTGATTTCTAAAAGCAGGATCCTTCTGTGAAGTTACCCACATTGAAGAAGTGGTTCCCTGCTTGGACTTGGTTCTGTTACATAGTTGAATGCGAGCTGAcctctttcttttgcttttattatttatcagaATTATCTCCTTTTCTTGTCTTTGTAATCTCACCCATAACGTGTTTCTTATTGccatatcattatttttttaaggattctTTGTTTATTTCATCTAACGGGAAGCATATTCCCTTTACTATTGTCATATTGTACTTGTCTGCCATAACACTTCTGCCACAGCTTTGCTTGCCATGAGCATATGACCAAAGTTTCAGCAAAAGGGGCATAGTTTATGCACAAGTCGGCCTAAGGTGGGTTGCAATTGGATCAGTCTCAACTTTCCTATCCAGAACACTTGGGCCTCAGTACAGCAGAAGGCAGTCCAACCTAAAATcacaaaaggcccaccacaataGTAAAAGAGATTTAGTGCCTGTTTGTTTAAGCTTTTACAAGCTGAAACGCGcattttcaagccaaaaaaataaaaagtgcgTTTGGTAAGCTTTTAGAAATTTGCGTTTTCATAAAGCTGCGTTTTCATTTGTGAAGGAAAAGCTCAAATCCAGAAAGCAGCCCCTTGCTCCTTTGCGAAAAAGCGCTGAAGCGCGTTTCAATATTACCGTTGGAAGTTGCACAAATTCCCCAAATTGCCCactattttttctaaaaaacccaaatttatcCCTTTCTTTATAACACAATTTTACAAGAACCCAATAATGAAAtcagaacccaaaaaaaaaaaaaaaaaagtgatcaaGTAGAGCAAATGAGATCAAGCAACGGTGAAGGCAGAGCAAATGAGATagaacccaataaaaaaaatcagaaccCACAATTTTACTGCATGTCGTTGTAAGTGGGGAAGAGATCAAGCAACGGTGAAGGTAGAGCAAATGATTTGacccatttcttcttcttctttttttgtgctgcttcttcctcttctcttctctattttttttttgattaacGTCTTACATatctaatctaaaaaaaaaaaaaaaaaaacattttgaaatCAATAGAGTTTTTGATAAATGGAACCTTTGGAGACATGGAGTAGAGAGAGGGAGCTCGAGAGAGAGTTTAGacttgtttgtgtgtgtgtgtaggtgGCTTTGCTTGGAGGAAAGTAACAGATTGGGAAGATAAGAAGATGAGGACAAAGTGAACGTGTGGATGaggaaaaaagtgaaagaaaaaaagaagaagagtttttGGGTTTGGCTAAAGCAGCGtggaaaaaaatatagagactaGGAACACAGATTATTTTACAACTTCTTTTTCATAACTGTGATGTTATAGAGtatgtggtggagaaaaaattgTGGGTACTAGAACACCTCATTTAAAGGATaagtgttaataaaattttattttacaaagattatttttaaattagtattgtgaaaatattgtgacattttgttatatatttaaacttttttaagttagtactatttttctttaaaaaaaaaaagtactatcgacagaaaattttaataacaatTCTCTCTATATAGACATTgtcatttttagtaatttatccCCTCAAACTGCCatttttataagtgctagccaaacactcagtttttttaaaaaacactttttaacagtttttaccaaacactcagctttttgaaaaaacactttttcatactacactttttaaaaactccacttttaaaaaaaacccagttTCAAAAAGCTGAAACAAACTCACCCTTATGCGTATTAGTTCCATACgctttataataatattattattttcaaataaaatatagtttttcttagaaataaaataaaatattgttgataaaatatattagattttttaaaagaaactatctatatttgttatttgaaaatattttaaattttgttagtattttttatagcaaacataatatattttatttttaattattatataagtcaacatatttttaaataaaataacgtGTGGTTAGAATTTGTTTCTAATATTTGTTACAAAACGATTTATCATCTGTACATTTTGAATGGCTTAAAGAGGAAGCATATATAagcaaaaatccaaaacttttaGTACTCCTTTGAAATAGTTCATTCTCTACATGTCTTAAATAAcataagagaaataatatataagtaaatCCATCACTTAAACTAGAAAAGAATACAAGACTTTAATAATATAAGAAAAGTATAATTTATTCAAGAATATACTAATATTACATTGAGAATGTGACATAATTTGTTAATGAATCACCTCCTCTTTTTACATAAACCTTTTACCCAAAGAATCACTTAAATAAACcgaaatggaccaaaattttactatatagaATGAACTGGACCTTACGGACAAAAGTAGACCAAAAAGACCGAAATAAACCAAAATGGATCAAATGGACAGAAATGGACCAAGATGAACCAAATGGACCGAAGTAGACCAAGAAGAGTGAGATGGACTGAAATGAACAGAAGTTGATTGAATTGACCgaatggaatgaaatgggcCAAGGTGGACCGAAGTGGTCTTTGACGATGCCGAGTTTTCTACCTCCATGTTAGCAATTGCATGCCACCAAGAAGACAAAGTAGAAGATGAATTTTGGATgttgcatctctctctctctcttatgttTTTCTCTCTTGTAGTCGTACCTCTGTCTCTCCTCTCCCTAATAGGTGGTGAAATAAAAGCAATGAAGCATAAACTCGCGAAGCACACAACGATGCTTTCCAGCAGCCTCTAATCCTAaccatattaatttattttgtccAACATCAAAGCCATACttctttttcatgaaaaattgaaatataaggAGTGTCTTTATTGAGAGGAGCATTACATGATTACAATCAACCAACAATCACAAGTGATTGAGGCTTATTATCACTCCATAAGAACATTATAGATATAGACAAAATCAAAAACCACACCATTAAGCATAAGGCATAAGCATGGATTGACGAGCAATGGTTTTAAACACAAGTACTAAGCATAGACATCAGGGTTTTGGAGGAGGTAGGCTTCCACAATTTTGTAAATCTCCAAGGCGTTATCCTTGCTGGCCTTGATTTCCTCTTCACTGAGCACAACATCAGCCTTGGTGTAGTACTTGCTTGTCATCTTATTTTTACTGCCACCCTCAGGTGTTGGCTCAAATTGGACCTCATAAGCAATAGATTCAAGCTTGTCCGCTAAGGCATCACCATGGATGTAAGTGTACTTGTATGAATAATTCTCTTCATTAAGCACATCAATCCTGTTTTTAACACTCTTAAGTTGGTTGCCTGCATGGAATGCAATCATGTTACATACAAGAGTAAGACTAATGTTATCACTCCCTCCCTCTTCGGTTGGTTTATTTAGAAAATCCACTGTTTAAAGGAATATCATTTAAGGCCAAAATTTATTGCCTTTTGAATAAAACGGtgcaaattttcaaaacttccCTCAATTTATGCTCTAATAAAATAAGGGTATTGACTTTTTGAATATGATAAAGGTAAGTTAGAAATCTACCAACATTATATTCCTTTTGAAAAAGATCACATTTTGGGACATCCTATAGTAGAATATAAGACTAACAATTTGTGATGGTGGAAGTTTTATCCTTTTAAGTGAAGcttttgtaaatatattatcATATGCAGTGTCTTTACCTTCAGCGAAATTGATCTGCCTGATGCTACCAACCCCTCCATCACCTTGAATGatttttgtaaagttgtaatttacaactattttgtgttggctttaattccgtgccaaatttgattgtaattttgttcaatcttttgtaccctgtattttatgtaggatttatttgtaaaggttgtgtgtgagagagagagtgtgaagactcaaggcatcTATTGAAGACAAAGGAGTTTTCACGGGTAGCTCGCGACTAGCCATCCtgcgaagtgatgcatgtgcccagcacatgactggaatgtgaagagtcatgacagatggtgacagttGGTTTTCACGAGTGTCTTGCTAGTAAAGCCTTCTAGCGAGATACCCGTGAAACAGTCTGTTTTGTTGTTCTGTCCTAtttgctccactacatccttatacacattatatataccatcattatccacatattgagtagagagcttttcaaaGAGAAAGCCCTAGCCttaaacccttgagagtgtgagattgtcatacccacaattctttacaccatccattgtggttttcttCTACTCTAACCTCTCaatttccaaatccttgagagggcTCAAActcttaccacacccatactgagtgtctagtgagtttttggtgctgctgggaagtattggaagaagccaagttttggcgAATGCAATCGGGTGCATTGCGGGATTTGGAaggctagacaagacacggtttcgagaagccttgttggagtaggagtttggagggcttaggtgcactgggtagagtaggcttggagggtctcttgctattcgtgtatcccaacttattgtttagtggatcgatttatcactaggagggcggcggagaggttttttgccgagttccttgatttcctcttcaataacacattaGAGTGTTATCTtctgtttgcatctttcttccctactcttttagctttcattttactgttgtgatttgttgaatatgatttagagtagttgttttgtttgttcactcacatttactctatttcgtacttagtttaagttagagtaaaatcaatcgagccgtaattttttaatttggagtctAAACagttcttgtgtttttaacacaaatccgagctttcaatttCTATGCTTTTAACAACTTGGGGAAAGATTTTTGGGATCAAATTGGGAGCATCAATGACCATGACTTTGAACAACCTGGATGGATGGATTGAGGAGGTGTACTCATCGGTATATGTGATAACACCCATGATATGCTAATGGATATTGATTAGTTGGGaaacttgaggaagatgaaCTAGGACTGAAGTGAATTTCTTATGTCTGGCAGGGAAGATAGTAGGGGAATGGTATTTATAGGTTTAAGTTAAGGCCTTTTTGTTACTAAGCTCGTTTCCTTTTGGTCCTAAGGCATTGTCCTGATGTGCATTTAAATAATGACAACACAAAGGGGGGGTGTCATTCTCAAGGCTAACTTTCCTAAGatcagagagagggagagttgagAACAAGTTTGTTCCAAAAGGGTTTTCTAGTTTCCTTGACCGCCTTAAGcccttaatgtttttttttttggccccaTTAAAGATCCCTTAATGCTGTGCTAATACAAATGCAAAGAACAAAACTATGGATCTAGTCATatttaatattcattttttttgctaaacgagagaggggggggggggcagggGTGACCATTGTGACTTGTCCCTTGGGCATGACCATAGGGGCACCTTCTGCTAGAGAATGTTGAATTGAGCCATAGATACTGTAGTCGGGGGTGATCACAGACCTTACCCTAACCTCAAGAGAGAGCTAGTAAATCAAGAGTTAGTTGCAAGAGGCAACCCCACTCCCCGCTAGGGTTTGAACGTGGGTGTTTAAGATAGCGATTACACACCTTGACCACTAGGCCACCCCTCTTGATGGTGTCATATTTAATATTCATAActctcctttttgttttggAAGAGTATTCCATCATCATCCTAAGATTAATTAATAAAGAGTAGTGTACAAAAATATGGATATCATCTCAATAACCTGAAGCATGTAAATGAAGACAAATGCCGGCATCATGAGAGTGAAAACTAAGGATAATTGACAGTGGCGTTGCTACTTGAGATAAAGGCATGTGGTTCTTAATTTACCTCTCTCAGTGTTTCTAAAACAGAATAATCTACTTTGCTTTCCCTTCctctagagagaaaaaaaaagaggatcaATTTTATTCAGTTTTTAGGAGTAAATAGGtcttgtttaattatttaaccttAAGGTTAATTTGAGCTTATAAGGAGTTTGGACT
It encodes:
- the LOC142624264 gene encoding major allergen Pru ar 1-like, which translates into the protein MGVITYTDEYTSSIHPSRLFKVMVIDAPNLIPKIFPQVVKSIEIIQGDGGVGSIRQINFAEGNQLKSVKNRIDVLNEENYSYKYTYIHGDALADKLESIAYEVQFEPTPEGGSKNKMTSKYYTKADVVLSEEEIKASKDNALEIYKIVEAYLLQNPDVYA